Part of the Paenarthrobacter sp. JL.01a genome is shown below.
ACACCGAGTCGAAGGACATCATCCGCCTGCTGCAGGCCTACGTGACCCGTCCGGAGAACGTGGTCCGCGTGAACTGGGAGCCCAACCAGGTGGTGCTGTTCGATAACCGGATTACCCAGCACTACGCTCCGGACAACTACGACGGCCAGCCCCGCAAGCTGAACCGCGTGACCATCGCCGGAGACATCCCTGTGGGTGTGGAGGGGAAGCCGAGCCAGGCCATCCAGGGTGATTCCAGCACGTACTCCGTGGTGGCTCCGGTGACTGCTCCCGCAGCGTCGTAGGGGGTCCTATGTGTTGCTGTTGTAACCCAGCTGAGTCGCAGTAGATGTCGTTTTGAGCGTTCATAACGACACGAACTGCGACTCAGTTGGGTCTAAGGGATGTTGCTTCCCCGGGCTGCCATCCACAGGCCGTACCACTCTGCCCGGGACATCCGCGCAGCCACGTCGGCAGCGTCCGCGCAGGCGCCGATGCGTGAAAGGTTGGTTGTGCCGACCACCGGCGATATCCGGGCCGGATGCTTCATGAGCCAGCCCAGCAGGACAGCTTCGGCCGTCGTGTGCTTCTCCGCCGCCAGGCGTTCGAGCATCGCGGCAACCGCTTCGTCGGCCGAAGACAGCGCCCCGGCCCCGGTGTAGCGCCCTTGGGCAAGCGAACCGTAAGCCTGAAGCTCAATCCCCTTGTCCATGCAGTGCTCAAGGGTCCCGTGCGGAAAGCTGGTTACGGCGCCCTCCGGATGGTTGACCAGCACAGTGCTCTCAAGCCAATCACGCTTCAGCAGGCTCATCTCCAGCTGGTTCGCAACGACCGGCGTTTCCAGGCGGTCCTGGAGGTAGGCGATCTGGGCGCCGGACATGTTGGACACACCCAGTTGCCGCACCTTGCCTTCGGCCATCAACTGCCCGACGGCGTCAGCCACCTCTCGCGCGTCCATCAAGGGATCGGGGCGGTGCAGAAGCAGCACGTCGACGTACTCCGTTTGGAGCCGCTTCAGGCTCTCGTTGACCCGTTCGAGGATGGCGTCGCGGCTGAGGTCGTAATGGGTTTGCAGTCCCCGCTCCCCCAGCCTGATCCCGCACTTGGTCTGCAGCTGGATTTTCTCCCGCAGGCCTGGCGAACGGACGAGGACCTCCCCAAAGACGGCCTCTGATTTACCGCTGCGGTAGATGTCGGCGTGGTCGAAAAGCCCGATGCCGATACCCCGCGCCGATTCAATCACTGCAGCGGCTTGGTCGATTTCAGCGGCCCCGTAGGAGGTGCCGTCCCAGGAACCGCCTAGTCCCATGCAGCCGTAGATGAGGCGTCCCCGCCCGTTCGCATTGTTCACTTGTTGTCTTTCCCGTGCGCTTAGGCTTCGCGGACAATCCAGGCGGTGGTGTCTGCCGGGAGCTTGCCGTCCTCCAAAGGACCACTGCTGACGACGACGGTCCCGGCCGGAAGCTCGAACGCTTCAGCGCCGAAGTTGGTCACCGTTTCCCAGCCGCCCGGGCGGCTGAAGTGCAGCACCTCGGGGTTGCCCGTTTCCACCCACTCGAGTTCCTCCTCGGTCTGCAGTTCACTGCGCAGGCGAAGGGCCTTGCGGTAGAGCTCCAGGGTGGAGCCTTCAACGCCTTCCTGGGTGGACACTGCGTAGTCCTTGAACCATTCAGGCTGGGGCAGGTGTGCAGTACCTGCGCCGAAGCCGAAGGACGAACCCTCGGGAGTCCACGGCAGCGGTACCCGGCAGCCATCGCGGCCGATTTCCACACCCTTGTTGCGGAAGAAGGAGGGGTCCTGGCGTTCAGAGTCGGGAATCTCTGTGACTTCGCGCAGCCCGAGCTCTTCACCCTGGTACAGGTAGGCCGAACCGGGAAGTGCGAGCAGAAGCAAGGAAGCCGCCCGTGCCCGCTTGAGGCCAAGTTCGATGTCCAGCTCTTCAGCCGGAGCACCTGCGAGCAACCAACCCTTGCCGTCCTGGCCCTTGGGTTCGGCACCGGTGATGTCCTGGGCTGCGTTGGTTCCCTGTGCTACGGAACCACCCTTCGGCAGCCCGTAGCGGGTGGCGTGCCGGACGACGTCGTGGTTGGAAAAGACCCACGTGGAAGAGGCGCCGGACTCCTTGGCGTGCACCAGGTTGTCGGTGATGATCTTCTTGAAGGATGCGGCGTCAAAGTCCGACTGCAGCAGGTCGAAGTTGAAGGCCTGGCCCAGGCCCTCGGGGCTGGCGTAACGCGCACGGCGTGACTCGTGGACCCAGGCTTCGGCGACGGCGGTTCGGGGCGGGTTGTATTCGTTGAAGAGTTTGCGCCACTCCGCGTAGACCTCGTGGACTTCGTCCCGGTCCCAGAAGGGGTGGGAGCCGTCGATGAAGCCGTCAGTTCCGTGGGCCTTCTTCAGGAGGTCCGCCTTCATGGGCATCGGCTCGGACAGGTCCTTTGCCATGCCGTGGGCCACGTCGATGCGGAAGCCGTCCACACCGCGGTCGGACCAGAAGCGAAGGGTCTTCAGGAAGTCTTCGCGGATCTCCGGGTTCTCCCAGTTAAAGTCCGGCTGCTCCTTGGCGAAGATGTGCATGTACCACTGGCCGGGGGTGCCGTCCGGTTCCGTGATGCGCTCCCAGATGGGTCCGCCGAACACGGAGTCCCAGTCCGACGGCGGCACTTCGCCGTTTTCGCCCTTGCCGTCACGGAAGATGTAGCGCTCACGTGCGGCCGAGCCCTTCGGCGACGCGAGGGCTTCCTTGAACCACTCGTGCCGGTCTGAGGAGTGGTTGGGGACGATGTCCACTACCAGCTTGATGCCGGCTGCGTGCAGGGCTGCGGCCATCTCGTCAAAGTCCTCAAGCGTTCCGAGCTTGGGGTCCACGTTCCGGTAGTCGTCCACGTCGTAGCCGCCGTCGGCAAGCGCGGAAGGATAAAACGGGCTCAGCCACACAGCATCAACGCCGAGTTCCTGAAGGTAGGGAACCTTGGCCGTGATGCCCTTGATGTCACCCAGGCCATCACCGTTGGCGTCGTAGAAGCTGCGGGGGTAGATCTGGTACACCGCTGCCTGGCGCCACCAGTTGGGGTCGGCCATGCGGTCGGAGTGGGACAGGTTTGCCTTGGTGGCGGAGGTGCTCACGAAACTCCTTTGATTTAGATTCTAAATTTAGTTCCCGATCCAGTATGTGACGGCTGGCGCGTGAGGTCAACAGCCCTCGTGCGTCAGCCTTTGACAGCGCCCTGCGTGACGCCCGCCATGACCCACCTCTGGGTGAAGAGGTAAGCGACGATCGCTGGCGCCATGGCCATCAGGTAGGAGGCGAAGGAGACGTGGTAGTTGTTGCTGAACTGCGTCTGGAACAGGCTCTGCCGCACGGGAAGGGTCTGAAGTGCCGGATCGGAAATGATCAAAGAAGGCATCATGAAGTCGTTCCAGGCATAGAGGAAAGCGAAGATGCCCACTGTGGCACTCATCGGAGCCAGCAAGGGAAAGATCAGCTTCCAGAACGTCTGCCACGTGGTGGCTCCGTCGATCCTGGCGCTTTCTTCCAACTCCATGGGAATGGAGCGCAGGAACGCGGTGAAGAGAAGCACGCTGAAGCTCAGTTGGAACATCGTGGCCAGCAGGATCACGCCGAACGGGTTGTCCAGGCCCAGCCGCCCGGTCAGTTGGATCTGAGGCAACGCCACCACCGGG
Proteins encoded:
- a CDS encoding aldo/keto reductase family oxidoreductase; the encoded protein is MGLGGSWDGTSYGAAEIDQAAAVIESARGIGIGLFDHADIYRSGKSEAVFGEVLVRSPGLREKIQLQTKCGIRLGERGLQTHYDLSRDAILERVNESLKRLQTEYVDVLLLHRPDPLMDAREVADAVGQLMAEGKVRQLGVSNMSGAQIAYLQDRLETPVVANQLEMSLLKRDWLESTVLVNHPEGAVTSFPHGTLEHCMDKGIELQAYGSLAQGRYTGAGALSSADEAVAAMLERLAAEKHTTAEAVLLGWLMKHPARISPVVGTTNLSRIGACADAADVAARMSRAEWYGLWMAARGSNIP
- a CDS encoding glycoside hydrolase family 13 protein → MSTSATKANLSHSDRMADPNWWRQAAVYQIYPRSFYDANGDGLGDIKGITAKVPYLQELGVDAVWLSPFYPSALADGGYDVDDYRNVDPKLGTLEDFDEMAAALHAAGIKLVVDIVPNHSSDRHEWFKEALASPKGSAARERYIFRDGKGENGEVPPSDWDSVFGGPIWERITEPDGTPGQWYMHIFAKEQPDFNWENPEIREDFLKTLRFWSDRGVDGFRIDVAHGMAKDLSEPMPMKADLLKKAHGTDGFIDGSHPFWDRDEVHEVYAEWRKLFNEYNPPRTAVAEAWVHESRRARYASPEGLGQAFNFDLLQSDFDAASFKKIITDNLVHAKESGASSTWVFSNHDVVRHATRYGLPKGGSVAQGTNAAQDITGAEPKGQDGKGWLLAGAPAEELDIELGLKRARAASLLLLALPGSAYLYQGEELGLREVTEIPDSERQDPSFFRNKGVEIGRDGCRVPLPWTPEGSSFGFGAGTAHLPQPEWFKDYAVSTQEGVEGSTLELYRKALRLRSELQTEEELEWVETGNPEVLHFSRPGGWETVTNFGAEAFELPAGTVVVSSGPLEDGKLPADTTAWIVREA
- a CDS encoding carbohydrate ABC transporter permease; the protein is MSTQATLDSEHATKATSVSARRSTEKPERINWSATTVLVLCAVTVLLPLYVTVSMAFKTQGQAVDGNAFSLPAPFSLDGFIQAWTLTNFPVGAAMSLLVTAGTVVATIVLAAFASYAIVRNWDRRLFRYSFFYLLAAMFIPFPVVALPQIQLTGRLGLDNPFGVILLATMFQLSFSVLLFTAFLRSIPMELEESARIDGATTWQTFWKLIFPLLAPMSATVGIFAFLYAWNDFMMPSLIISDPALQTLPVRQSLFQTQFSNNYHVSFASYLMAMAPAIVAYLFTQRWVMAGVTQGAVKG